In the genome of Segatella copri, one region contains:
- a CDS encoding UDP-N-acetylmuramoyl-L-alanyl-D-glutamate--2,6-diaminopimelate ligase: MKLQELLKNIEPIQIIGDVDVEVSGINIDSRKIKEGHLFVAMKGTQVDGHKFIPKALELGAKSVLCEDLPEEKVEGVTYIQVASTEDAVGKVATLFYGDPSRKLKLVGVTGTNGKTTIATLLYNMFRKFGHKCGLLSTVCNYIEDEAIPADHTTPDPIELNMLLGKMVEAGCEYAFMECSSHAIAQKRIGGLQFAGGLFTNLTRDHLDYHKTFENYRNAKKAFFDGLPKTAFAITNADDKNGMIMVQNTKATVKTYSTRSMADFKARILECHFGGMYLEIDGREVGVQFIGKFNVSNLLAVYGAAIMLGKKPEDVLVVMSTLHSVNGRLEPIQSPEGYTAIVDYAHTPDALENVLNAIHEVLDGKGGEVITVCGAGGNRDKGKRPLMAQEAVKQSDKVIITSDNPRFEEPQDIINDMLAGLNAQQMKKVISIVDRKEAIRTACMMAKKGDVILVAGKGHEDYQEIKGVKHHFDDKEVIRDIFGIPQK, encoded by the coding sequence ATGAAGTTACAAGAATTGCTCAAAAACATCGAGCCGATACAGATAATCGGCGATGTAGATGTAGAGGTGTCGGGCATCAACATCGATTCCCGAAAGATTAAGGAAGGTCACCTGTTCGTTGCCATGAAGGGCACACAGGTTGACGGCCACAAGTTTATACCAAAGGCATTGGAACTGGGCGCAAAATCGGTTTTGTGCGAGGACTTGCCTGAGGAGAAGGTTGAGGGCGTAACTTACATTCAGGTAGCATCTACCGAGGATGCTGTAGGCAAGGTGGCAACCCTTTTCTATGGCGACCCATCCAGAAAACTGAAGTTGGTTGGCGTGACTGGTACCAATGGCAAGACCACCATCGCCACCTTATTATATAATATGTTCCGCAAGTTCGGACATAAGTGCGGTTTGCTCTCCACCGTGTGCAACTACATTGAGGACGAGGCGATTCCTGCCGACCATACCACTCCAGACCCTATAGAGCTGAACATGCTGCTGGGCAAGATGGTAGAAGCTGGCTGCGAGTATGCCTTCATGGAGTGCTCTTCGCACGCCATCGCACAGAAGCGTATCGGAGGTCTGCAGTTTGCCGGCGGATTGTTTACCAACCTGACCCGCGACCATCTGGACTATCACAAGACCTTTGAGAACTATCGCAACGCCAAGAAGGCATTCTTCGACGGACTGCCAAAGACAGCCTTTGCCATCACCAATGCCGACGACAAGAACGGCATGATTATGGTGCAGAACACCAAGGCTACCGTGAAGACCTACTCCACCCGCTCTATGGCCGACTTCAAGGCAAGAATTCTGGAGTGTCACTTCGGCGGCATGTATCTGGAGATTGACGGCAGAGAAGTGGGCGTACAGTTTATCGGCAAGTTCAACGTGAGCAACCTGCTCGCCGTATATGGTGCAGCCATCATGCTGGGCAAGAAGCCAGAGGATGTGCTCGTAGTGATGAGCACCCTTCACAGCGTAAACGGACGACTGGAGCCAATTCAGTCGCCAGAAGGCTATACCGCCATCGTAGACTATGCCCACACGCCAGACGCCCTGGAGAACGTATTGAACGCCATCCACGAAGTGCTCGACGGCAAGGGCGGCGAAGTAATCACCGTATGCGGAGCCGGCGGCAACCGCGACAAGGGCAAGCGCCCGCTGATGGCGCAGGAGGCCGTAAAGCAGAGCGATAAGGTAATCATCACCAGCGACAACCCACGCTTCGAGGAGCCACAGGACATCATCAACGACATGCTTGCCGGACTCAACGCCCAGCAGATGAAGAAGGTGATCAGCATCGTAGACCGCAAGGAAGCCATCCGCACAGCCTGCATGATGGCAAAGAAGGGCGACGTGATTCTCGTAGCCGGAAAGGGACATGAGGACTATCAGGAGATTAAGGGCGTGAAGCACCACTTTGACGACAAGGAGGTGATTCGCGACATCTTCGGCATTCCACAGAAGTAA
- a CDS encoding penicillin-binding protein, with protein sequence MSKFEHKKVMPRYSAIAIIMTLIAAAIVGKAFYIMTAKHDYWMKVAERQKKDSVTVKPNRGNILSCAGQLMASSLPEFKVFMDFQALSTAKNDSLWDVKQDSICQGLHKIFPEKSAEEFKRNLIEGRGKKSRHWAIYGSRIDYNTFTEVKSLPVFRMSPYKSGFHWEEYNARTRTYGSLAGRTIGAMFGAKDTARFGLELSYDSILRGTNGIVHRRKVRNKFLDITDTPPIDGADIMTTIDVSMQDLAERSLIEELKEINANVGVAIVMDVPTGDIKAIVNMEKCFDGEYREIHNHAVSDLLEPGSVFKPASLLVALDDGVVDTTYHVETGCGVWQMYGRDMKDHNWRKGGYGMLSFAQTLWYSSNIGVSRIIDDHYRNNPEKFVKGIYRTGLHDDLKIPLMGATPARIRMPHKNSHGQYDNWAKTSLPWMSIGYETQVPPISTLTFYNTIANNGKMMRPRFVSKVVKNGETIMEFPPEVMRPQIAKEKSIKELQTILEQVVSVGLGKKAGSPNFKVAGKTGTAQVSKGAGGYKNGGTNYLVSFAGYFPADNPRYSCIVCIQKSGLPASGGSMSGKVFHDIAEGIMAQSLKLDVKDAKDSASIFVPDVKNGNVLAADYVLTHLGIKTNTNWGGSYANGNPIWGKAERSGSRSIRLIREKQYGKGTVPDVMGMGARDAIFNMESRGIKTRIVGRGKVTKQSLVPGTPVKKGAVCSLELN encoded by the coding sequence ATGAGCAAGTTTGAACATAAGAAAGTAATGCCCCGCTACAGCGCCATCGCCATCATCATGACCCTGATAGCGGCTGCCATCGTGGGCAAGGCATTCTACATCATGACTGCCAAGCACGACTACTGGATGAAGGTTGCCGAGCGACAGAAGAAAGATTCCGTGACCGTGAAGCCTAACCGAGGCAACATCCTGAGCTGCGCCGGTCAGCTGATGGCGAGTTCGCTGCCTGAGTTCAAGGTGTTCATGGACTTCCAGGCATTGTCTACCGCCAAGAACGACTCGCTGTGGGATGTGAAGCAGGATTCCATCTGCCAGGGTCTGCACAAGATATTCCCGGAGAAGAGCGCTGAGGAATTCAAGCGCAATCTGATAGAGGGACGAGGCAAGAAGAGCCGCCACTGGGCAATATACGGCAGCCGCATCGACTACAACACCTTTACCGAGGTGAAGAGTCTGCCGGTGTTCCGCATGTCGCCCTACAAGAGCGGTTTCCACTGGGAGGAATATAATGCCCGCACCCGTACCTACGGTTCGCTTGCCGGACGTACCATCGGAGCCATGTTCGGCGCCAAGGATACCGCCCGCTTCGGACTGGAGCTGAGCTACGACTCCATCCTGCGCGGAACCAACGGTATCGTGCACCGCCGCAAGGTGCGCAACAAGTTCCTCGACATCACCGATACCCCTCCTATCGACGGAGCCGACATCATGACCACCATCGACGTGAGCATGCAGGACCTTGCCGAGCGTTCGCTCATCGAGGAGCTGAAGGAAATCAACGCCAACGTGGGTGTAGCCATCGTGATGGATGTGCCTACCGGCGACATCAAGGCCATCGTGAACATGGAGAAATGTTTCGACGGAGAATACAGAGAGATTCACAACCATGCCGTGAGCGACCTGCTGGAGCCGGGTTCCGTGTTCAAGCCAGCCTCGCTGCTCGTGGCCCTGGACGACGGCGTGGTGGATACCACCTACCATGTGGAGACGGGCTGCGGCGTATGGCAGATGTATGGCAGAGACATGAAGGACCACAACTGGCGCAAGGGCGGATATGGCATGCTGAGCTTTGCCCAGACCCTGTGGTACAGTTCCAACATCGGTGTGAGCCGCATCATCGACGATCATTACAGGAACAATCCTGAGAAATTCGTGAAGGGCATCTACCGCACCGGTCTGCACGATGACCTGAAGATTCCGCTGATGGGTGCTACCCCGGCAAGAATCCGCATGCCGCACAAGAACAGCCACGGACAGTATGACAACTGGGCTAAGACTTCGCTGCCATGGATGAGTATCGGATATGAGACGCAGGTGCCACCTATCTCTACCCTCACCTTCTACAACACCATCGCCAACAACGGCAAGATGATGCGCCCTAGATTCGTGAGCAAGGTGGTGAAGAACGGAGAAACCATCATGGAATTCCCGCCAGAGGTGATGCGCCCGCAGATAGCCAAGGAGAAGAGCATCAAGGAGTTGCAGACCATCCTAGAACAGGTGGTGAGCGTGGGACTCGGAAAGAAGGCTGGTTCGCCTAACTTCAAGGTGGCAGGAAAGACGGGTACGGCGCAGGTATCAAAGGGTGCCGGCGGATACAAGAACGGCGGAACCAACTATCTGGTTAGCTTTGCCGGCTATTTCCCTGCCGACAATCCGCGCTACAGCTGCATCGTCTGCATCCAGAAATCGGGCTTGCCTGCTTCGGGAGGAAGCATGAGCGGAAAGGTGTTCCACGACATCGCCGAAGGCATCATGGCGCAGAGTCTGAAACTCGACGTGAAGGACGCCAAGGATTCAGCTTCCATCTTCGTACCCGACGTGAAGAACGGCAACGTGCTTGCTGCCGACTATGTGCTCACCCACCTGGGCATCAAGACCAACACCAACTGGGGCGGCAGCTATGCCAACGGAAACCCTATCTGGGGCAAGGCCGAACGTTCTGGAAGCCGAAGCATCCGACTCATCAGAGAGAAGCAATACGGCAAGGGCACCGTGCCTGACGTGATGGGCATGGGCGCAAGAGACGCCATCTTCAACATGGAGAGCCGAGGCATCAAGACCCGGATTGTGGGCAGAGGAAAGGTAACCAAGCAGAGTCTGGTTCCCGGAACTCCGGTCAAGAAGGGAGCCGTATGCTCCCTTGAGCTCAACTAA
- a CDS encoding FtsL-like putative cell division protein → MEEKKEKQIVNSQAEETAPEGTPKAAASEGPAKEATPEESLKAALAKQAIEEEASGSASFTLRKILGGDILTAQIIRKQIWLFVLIVFFVIIYISNRYSIQKDLIELDQLQKELQDTKYKALSTSSQITEKSRESNVLDVLKHSKDSILHIATQPPYIINVPEE, encoded by the coding sequence ATGGAAGAAAAAAAAGAAAAACAGATAGTCAACAGCCAGGCGGAAGAAACAGCTCCTGAAGGGACGCCGAAGGCTGCTGCGTCCGAAGGTCCAGCCAAGGAAGCAACTCCCGAAGAGTCGCTCAAGGCAGCTCTAGCCAAGCAGGCCATTGAAGAGGAGGCTTCGGGATCGGCAAGCTTTACCCTGCGCAAGATTCTGGGTGGCGATATCCTCACCGCCCAAATCATACGCAAGCAGATATGGCTGTTTGTGCTCATCGTGTTTTTCGTCATCATCTACATATCCAACCGATACAGCATCCAGAAGGACCTTATCGAGCTGGACCAACTGCAAAAAGAGCTGCAAGACACCAAGTACAAGGCTTTGTCTACCAGCAGCCAGATAACAGAAAAGAGTCGTGAGAGCAATGTGCTCGACGTGCTGAAGCACAGCAAAGACAGCATCCTGCACATCGCCACCCAGCCTCCTTACATCATTAACGTACCCGAAGAATGA
- a CDS encoding GNAT family N-acetyltransferase — protein sequence MEEEIIQPIDRELLKSELTPDKQLRMTNKSHNEIYIVTANDSPNVLKEIGRLREIAFREAGGGTGKSMDLDEFDFGDNCYKQLIVWNPEANEIIGGYRYLLGRDWQLDEKGQPKLATSHMFHFSDKFLKDYMPYTVELGRSFVSIEYQNVRKNSKSIFALDNLWDGLGALTVLYPEVKYFFGKMTMYPSYIRRGRDMILYFLKKHFDDKENLVIPMKPLKLETPESEMEKIFTEDDFRADYRILNREIRELGFNIPPLVNAYMNLSPTMKLFGTAINYGFGDVEETGILIAVDEILEEKRVRHINSFIEEHPEALKITSGANKIFYKEKE from the coding sequence ATGGAAGAAGAAATCATCCAACCGATTGACCGCGAGCTGCTGAAGAGCGAGTTGACTCCCGACAAGCAGCTTCGCATGACCAATAAGAGCCATAACGAGATTTACATCGTTACGGCAAATGACTCGCCAAATGTATTGAAGGAGATTGGGCGCCTTCGTGAAATCGCTTTCCGTGAGGCTGGCGGTGGAACCGGGAAATCGATGGATCTTGACGAATTCGACTTTGGCGACAACTGCTATAAGCAGCTCATCGTCTGGAATCCGGAGGCCAACGAGATTATCGGTGGTTACCGTTATCTGCTGGGTAGGGACTGGCAGCTCGACGAGAAGGGCCAGCCAAAGCTCGCCACCAGCCACATGTTCCATTTCTCCGACAAGTTCCTGAAGGATTACATGCCTTACACCGTGGAGCTGGGCCGTTCGTTCGTTTCTATTGAGTATCAGAATGTTCGCAAGAACAGCAAGAGCATCTTTGCCCTGGATAATCTCTGGGATGGCTTGGGTGCCCTGACTGTGCTTTACCCAGAGGTGAAGTATTTCTTTGGCAAGATGACGATGTATCCATCTTACATCCGTCGTGGTCGCGACATGATTCTCTACTTCCTCAAGAAGCATTTTGATGACAAGGAGAACCTGGTGATTCCGATGAAGCCATTGAAGTTGGAGACTCCTGAGAGCGAGATGGAGAAGATTTTCACCGAGGATGATTTCCGTGCTGATTATCGCATCTTGAATCGTGAAATCAGAGAGTTGGGCTTCAACATTCCTCCATTGGTGAATGCGTATATGAATCTGAGTCCTACCATGAAGCTCTTCGGCACCGCCATCAACTATGGTTTCGGTGATGTAGAGGAGACGGGTATTCTCATAGCCGTGGATGAGATTCTGGAAGAGAAGCGTGTTCGTCACATCAACAGTTTCATAGAGGAGCATCCTGAGGCGCTGAAGATAACCAGTGGTGCCAACAAGATTTTCTATAAGGAAAAAGAATAA
- a CDS encoding helix-turn-helix domain-containing protein, producing MKPLFLLQFACLIFMVVNALILAFTHLHVRWLNKRYERSRWLIFVAMLGLAIQYLMQMIYGFRATDDGLGAIINILVYTPCFTLIAMGIYNIEATHANRKKMILICGGAYAAILATFLAGVHFCNGLHIGSWLYVMLALYASDVVYCIYMIIKEMNKRKNMLETMAATDILPYVRYARASVMILMFTAVITLFAILNTKLLFIVGPLGLVSFFFFILSFVALGYNYTPTEELLDKEEEKMAALEIAISKGLADENDPETKLEMEELNDEMTEALTDERQLFIQRCLDKWCKEMGYKDSTVNMLTLSHQLRIPKYELTQYFDKILQSTFRIWLSEIRFEAAKKMMEACPDFSNDIISAECGFSSRTHLYRIFKQKEDCTPTAWRERQQKESDIAGS from the coding sequence ATGAAACCATTATTTCTGCTGCAGTTTGCATGCCTCATCTTCATGGTGGTCAATGCCCTAATCCTGGCATTCACCCATCTGCATGTAAGATGGCTCAACAAGCGATATGAGCGTTCAAGATGGCTGATTTTCGTAGCCATGCTTGGACTTGCCATACAATACCTGATGCAGATGATTTATGGATTCCGAGCCACAGACGATGGTTTGGGAGCCATCATCAACATCCTGGTCTATACCCCCTGCTTCACGCTCATAGCCATGGGCATCTACAACATAGAGGCCACCCACGCCAACCGCAAAAAGATGATTCTGATTTGTGGAGGCGCCTATGCAGCCATACTCGCCACCTTCCTGGCAGGTGTCCACTTCTGCAACGGCCTGCACATCGGAAGCTGGCTCTATGTGATGCTGGCTCTCTACGCAAGCGATGTAGTATATTGCATCTATATGATTATCAAGGAGATGAACAAGAGAAAGAACATGCTGGAGACGATGGCTGCCACCGACATCCTGCCATACGTGAGATACGCACGTGCCAGCGTCATGATTCTCATGTTTACAGCCGTAATCACGCTGTTTGCCATCCTCAACACCAAACTGCTATTCATCGTGGGACCTCTCGGACTGGTTTCTTTTTTCTTCTTCATCCTCAGTTTCGTGGCACTGGGCTACAACTATACCCCTACCGAAGAACTCCTTGATAAGGAAGAGGAGAAGATGGCTGCTCTGGAAATAGCTATCAGCAAAGGACTGGCTGATGAAAACGACCCTGAAACAAAGCTGGAAATGGAGGAGCTGAATGATGAAATGACGGAAGCCCTTACTGATGAACGGCAACTGTTTATACAGCGATGTCTGGATAAATGGTGCAAAGAAATGGGATACAAAGACAGCACGGTGAACATGCTGACCTTATCTCATCAGCTTAGGATTCCGAAGTATGAGCTGACTCAGTATTTCGACAAGATTCTGCAATCTACGTTCAGAATCTGGCTGAGTGAAATTCGCTTCGAGGCGGCAAAGAAGATGATGGAAGCCTGTCCTGACTTCAGCAACGACATCATCTCTGCCGAATGCGGCTTCTCATCCCGCACCCATCTCTACCGCATCTTCAAGCAGAAGGAGGATTGCACCCCTACTGCCTGGAGAGAAAGACAACAGAAAGAATCCGACATTGCTGGCTCTTGA
- the dgt gene encoding dGTP triphosphohydrolase: MEWKQLISNKRFGQEHKHAERHDDRSEFKRDYDRLIFSSAFRRLQNKTQVFPLPGSIFVHNRLTHSLEVSSVGMSLGNDISRRIIQKRPELKDTLFEEIGTIVSAACLAHDLGNPPFGHSGEKAIQTFFSEGAGQSLKSAVSSEFWDDITHYEGNANGFRILTHRFKGRRQGGFVMTYPMLAAIVKYPFASSLAGNHGKFGFFTSEAATYQKVADELGIRRLSAEGEPLKYARHPLVYMVEAADDICYEIMDIEDSHKLKILSFDETADLLLGFFDETTKNKIRQRIIDEELTDENEQVVYMRACVIGKLENECVKAFLDHEEEILAGTFEGALIDHISEHERNAYITCTQVSRKKIYASKPVLDIELSGYKIMATLMEVFIDAAVNPSRFYSKQLLRRVSSQYDIENENLEDRIMAILDYISGMTDIYALDIYQKINGISLPIV; encoded by the coding sequence ATGGAATGGAAACAACTCATATCAAACAAGCGCTTCGGACAGGAGCATAAGCATGCCGAACGCCACGACGATCGCTCTGAATTCAAGCGCGATTACGACCGCCTCATCTTCTCGTCGGCGTTCCGCCGCCTGCAGAACAAGACGCAGGTATTCCCGCTGCCGGGCAGCATCTTCGTACACAACCGCCTCACCCACAGCCTGGAAGTATCGAGCGTGGGCATGTCGCTGGGCAACGACATCTCCCGCCGCATCATCCAGAAGCGTCCGGAACTGAAGGATACCCTCTTCGAAGAGATAGGAACCATCGTGAGCGCAGCCTGTCTGGCACACGACTTGGGTAATCCTCCCTTCGGGCATTCAGGCGAGAAAGCCATCCAGACTTTCTTCAGCGAAGGAGCAGGCCAGAGCCTAAAATCGGCGGTTTCATCGGAGTTTTGGGATGATATCACCCATTACGAGGGTAATGCCAACGGCTTCAGAATCCTGACGCATCGCTTCAAGGGCCGTCGCCAGGGTGGATTTGTGATGACTTATCCGATGCTTGCCGCCATCGTGAAATATCCTTTTGCCAGCAGTCTAGCTGGCAATCACGGTAAATTCGGCTTTTTCACCTCCGAAGCGGCTACCTACCAGAAGGTAGCCGATGAATTAGGCATCCGCCGCCTGTCTGCCGAAGGCGAACCACTGAAGTACGCCCGCCATCCGCTGGTGTATATGGTAGAGGCTGCCGATGACATCTGTTATGAGATTATGGACATCGAGGATTCGCACAAGCTGAAGATTCTTTCCTTCGATGAAACCGCCGATTTATTGCTCGGTTTCTTCGATGAAACCACGAAAAACAAGATTCGCCAGCGCATCATCGACGAGGAACTGACCGATGAAAACGAGCAGGTGGTTTACATGAGAGCCTGCGTGATTGGCAAACTGGAGAACGAATGCGTAAAGGCATTCCTCGACCACGAGGAAGAGATTCTTGCCGGCACCTTCGAGGGAGCCCTCATCGACCACATCTCGGAGCACGAGCGCAATGCCTACATCACCTGTACCCAGGTTTCGAGAAAGAAGATTTACGCCAGCAAGCCCGTTCTCGACATCGAGCTTTCGGGTTACAAGATCATGGCCACGCTGATGGAAGTATTCATCGATGCCGCCGTCAACCCGTCCCGTTTCTACTCCAAGCAGCTTCTGCGCCGGGTAAGCAGCCAGTACGACATCGAGAACGAGAATCTGGAAGATCGAATCATGGCGATATTGGATTACATCAGCGGCATGACGGATATCTATGCCCTAGATATCTATCAGAAGATAAACGGCATCAGCCTGCCTATTGTATAG
- the rsmH gene encoding 16S rRNA (cytosine(1402)-N(4))-methyltransferase RsmH: protein MIKTAETYHVPVLLKESVDGLNIQPGGIYVDVTFGGGGHSREILSRLSEGAHLYSFDQDADAERNVVANPEFTFVCSNFRYLKNWMRYYGVDGLDGLLADLGVSSHHFDDETRGFSFRFDSPLDMRMNKRAGKTAADIVNEYEEEALADIFYLYGELKNSRRIASALVKARATSPIKTTKDFMAAVEPLFKREREKKEMAKLFQALRIEVNHEMDALKEMLRSATELLKPGGRLSVITYHSLEDRIVKNMMKAGNPEGKIEQDFFGRIETPFKLVNNKVIIPDADEQERNPRSRSAKLRIAEKK, encoded by the coding sequence ATGATTAAGACAGCAGAAACATACCACGTACCCGTTCTCCTGAAAGAGAGCGTTGACGGACTGAATATCCAGCCAGGCGGCATCTATGTAGATGTTACCTTCGGCGGTGGCGGACACTCCAGGGAGATACTCTCCCGACTCAGCGAGGGCGCACACCTGTATAGCTTCGACCAGGATGCCGACGCCGAACGCAACGTGGTGGCGAATCCTGAATTCACCTTCGTTTGCTCCAACTTCAGATACCTGAAAAACTGGATGCGATACTATGGCGTTGACGGACTCGACGGACTGCTTGCCGACCTCGGTGTATCGAGCCATCACTTCGACGACGAGACCCGTGGCTTCTCGTTCCGCTTCGACTCGCCGCTCGACATGCGCATGAACAAGAGAGCCGGAAAGACTGCTGCAGACATCGTGAACGAATATGAGGAAGAAGCCCTTGCCGACATCTTCTACCTCTACGGCGAGCTGAAGAATTCGCGCCGCATCGCCTCTGCCCTGGTCAAGGCGAGAGCCACCAGCCCCATCAAGACCACCAAGGACTTCATGGCAGCCGTGGAACCCCTCTTCAAGCGCGAGCGAGAGAAGAAGGAGATGGCGAAGCTCTTCCAGGCGCTGCGCATAGAGGTGAACCACGAGATGGATGCCCTGAAAGAGATGCTCCGATCTGCCACCGAACTGCTGAAGCCGGGCGGCAGGCTCTCGGTGATCACCTACCACTCGCTGGAAGACCGCATCGTGAAGAACATGATGAAGGCGGGCAATCCGGAAGGAAAGATAGAACAAGACTTCTTCGGAAGAATAGAAACTCCGTTCAAGCTCGTGAACAACAAGGTAATCATTCCTGATGCCGACGAGCAGGAGAGAAACCCGAGAAGCAGAAGTGCTAAACTTAGAATAGCAGAAAAGAAATAA
- a CDS encoding glycerol acyltransferase, producing the protein MSASIEKTIDIEKILKSKMGSKAKYVPGFLVSWLKKIIHEDEVNKFLWESRGLSGTEWLTECVRYLKMDVEIVGLENLPDKNDGKLYTFVSNHPLGGQDGVCLGSIIGKHYDGKFRYLVNDLLLNLPGLKPVSIGINKTGRQSRDFPRMVEAGFQSDNHMLMFPAGLNSRKQPDGSIRDLPWKKTFISKSVEYQRDVVPIHFGGRNSERFYRIARFSDKHLPFNLAMLFLVDEMYKNVGKHFRIAIGKPIPWQTFDHSKSATEWAQYVKDKVYEL; encoded by the coding sequence ATGAGTGCTTCAATTGAGAAAACGATAGATATAGAAAAGATACTGAAGAGCAAGATGGGAAGCAAGGCGAAGTATGTGCCGGGTTTCCTGGTTTCTTGGCTTAAGAAAATCATTCACGAGGACGAGGTCAACAAGTTCTTGTGGGAAAGTCGTGGCCTTTCCGGTACAGAGTGGCTCACCGAATGCGTGCGCTATCTGAAGATGGATGTAGAGATTGTGGGCTTGGAGAATCTGCCGGATAAGAACGACGGAAAGCTCTATACCTTCGTGTCTAATCATCCGCTGGGCGGACAGGACGGCGTGTGCCTGGGCTCCATCATCGGAAAGCATTATGACGGCAAGTTCCGCTATCTGGTAAACGACCTTCTGCTCAATCTTCCGGGACTCAAACCTGTAAGCATCGGCATCAACAAAACCGGTCGACAGAGCCGTGACTTCCCGCGCATGGTGGAGGCTGGTTTCCAGAGCGACAACCACATGCTCATGTTCCCTGCTGGCCTGAACAGCCGCAAGCAGCCTGACGGCAGCATCCGTGACCTGCCTTGGAAGAAGACTTTCATTTCCAAGAGCGTGGAGTATCAGCGCGACGTGGTGCCTATCCACTTTGGCGGGCGCAACTCAGAGCGATTCTATCGCATCGCCCGCTTCAGCGACAAGCATCTGCCGTTCAATCTCGCCATGCTTTTCCTGGTAGACGAGATGTACAAGAACGTGGGCAAGCATTTCCGCATCGCCATCGGCAAACCGATTCCTTGGCAGACCTTCGACCATAGCAAGTCGGCCACCGAGTGGGCACAGTATGTGAAAGATAAGGTCTACGAATTATAA